A single genomic interval of Nostoc commune NIES-4072 harbors:
- the thrC gene encoding threonine synthase, with product MTQAIKTQTQTQTSTAYFKALKCKECGAEYELKASNVCELCFGPLEVMYDYSALRLTVTREKIQAGPNSIWRYRSFLPVATDNVIDVGTGMTPLVRSHRLARRLGLNKLYIKNDAVNMPTLSFKDRVVSVALSRARELGFTTVSCASTGNLANSTAAIAAHAGLDCCVFIPADLEAGKIIGSLIYSPTLMAVKGNYDQVNRLCSEVANTHGWGFVNINLRPYYSEGSKTLGFEVAEQLGWELPDHVVAPLASGSLFTKIYKGFQEFIEVGLVENKSVRFSGAQAEGCSPIAQAFKEERDFIKPVKPNTIAKSLAIGNPADGIYALELAQKTGGNIESVNDAEIIDGIKLLAETEGIFTETAGGTTVAVLKKLVEAGKIDPDETTVVYITGNGLKTQEAIQGYVGEPLTIDAKLDSFERALERSRTLDRLEWQQVLV from the coding sequence ATGACTCAGGCAATCAAAACCCAAACCCAAACCCAAACCAGCACTGCCTACTTTAAAGCCTTGAAGTGCAAGGAATGTGGTGCGGAATATGAACTCAAAGCCAGTAACGTTTGTGAGTTATGTTTTGGCCCTTTAGAAGTCATGTATGACTACAGCGCCCTCCGTTTGACTGTCACTCGTGAAAAAATTCAAGCCGGGCCCAATTCAATTTGGCGCTATCGTTCCTTTTTGCCTGTCGCAACCGACAATGTTATAGATGTGGGAACGGGTATGACTCCCTTGGTTCGTTCTCACCGCCTTGCCCGTCGCCTGGGTCTAAATAAGCTTTATATAAAAAATGATGCCGTTAATATGCCCACCCTTAGCTTTAAGGATCGGGTAGTTTCAGTTGCTCTATCAAGGGCGCGAGAGTTGGGTTTCACTACCGTTTCTTGCGCTAGCACTGGTAATTTGGCAAATTCTACAGCTGCGATCGCAGCTCATGCCGGTTTAGACTGCTGTGTGTTCATCCCCGCAGATTTAGAAGCCGGTAAAATTATCGGTAGCCTGATCTACAGTCCCACTCTAATGGCTGTCAAGGGCAACTACGATCAAGTAAATCGCCTTTGTTCAGAAGTTGCTAATACACATGGTTGGGGTTTTGTCAACATTAATCTGCGTCCTTATTACTCTGAAGGTTCTAAGACGCTAGGTTTTGAAGTTGCGGAACAACTAGGCTGGGAACTACCTGATCATGTTGTTGCTCCCTTGGCTTCTGGTTCACTCTTTACAAAAATTTATAAAGGGTTCCAAGAATTTATCGAAGTTGGTTTGGTAGAAAACAAGAGCGTCCGTTTCAGTGGCGCTCAAGCTGAAGGTTGTTCACCTATCGCCCAAGCCTTTAAAGAAGAACGCGACTTTATTAAGCCAGTAAAACCGAATACAATTGCTAAATCGTTAGCGATCGGTAATCCAGCAGACGGCATTTATGCTCTAGAGTTAGCTCAGAAAACTGGTGGTAACATTGAATCAGTCAATGATGCAGAAATTATTGATGGCATCAAGCTGCTGGCAGAAACCGAAGGCATCTTCACAGAAACAGCTGGTGGTACAACTGTGGCCGTGCTGAAAAAACTGGTAGAAGCTGGCAAAATAGATCCAGATGAAACCACTGTGGTTTACATCACCGGCAATGGTCTGAAAACTCAAGAAGCAATCCAAGGCTACGTTGGCGAACCCTTGACTATTGATGCGAAACTCGATAGTTTTGAACGTGCGCTAGAGCGATCGCGTACTCTGGATCGCTTGGAATGGCAACAAGTCCTCGTTTAG
- a CDS encoding beta strand repeat-containing protein encodes MVNRKKSVNKQRQRYQSLVATALLTSSLFQFVAPVLAEGTAGGQSISNTATASYEDPNAPGTTINSTSNTVTVTVAEVAGITVTASGVTDNNGGSVAVGDLLTYTYTLTNVGNDATKFHIPNQATTTGPGTVSGVLPADKNNATPASGTLQYSTDGGATWTNVTAGGVDTPSIPVSGTVLVRVPVTVQTGAQSNDVIKVTLGNTPGDAQNQLRSPDGGDVYTVDNADGSPGEVAGAPINGTREASITQQIQVGNTVKTVALATILKTRTGYNAGNTSVLNDDVLTYGLSLRVESNDVTNRGLTPAALAGTSINVDGSAVTRILVSDALPASTTLNGTPTAPPGWIVVYAGEDPATTTADQALWKTDKTQVTGGVVRRVGFINNPSSISTVATGTTVTGFTVQVTTTGITGTTATDVNNIAQVFGKTAGDPASPLLFDDSGDQNPDNIDPTTGAFPTTPDAGYYVTTPTNIDTGNNNQGANSVTGNVNRYTVSVAAANSVLNGPNNAPDATGLTGNNDDFTNKSSFVPPNTAPGSTLDPQSVGFTNTLKNNGTATNDITIVPTAPTTLTDLPTGTKVTVTYNNQSAVYTYDSTTGAFTIATGNTPIKISGVAAGASVNYGLEVDLPADTKLSTDIGKGFPVPIVAFIDADNDGALNKTTEVYNISIDRVYTGFLQLVKVSRVLQGTGPAVGAGQGDFESTPAYTNANGTVIDPNSGVADVPRNPAPGNIIEYQIRYKNISDAQAGTGNVILNANKVVITEDGTQSPNNWALDNDSSGQIDTSNIVGSAKDSGASTIQFFTGSPATNPGVDQTGTTVNSDVTKYVNSATGQIAPGVQRTFTFQRKVN; translated from the coding sequence ATGGTAAACCGAAAGAAATCTGTCAACAAGCAGCGCCAGCGTTACCAATCTCTAGTAGCAACAGCATTGTTAACTAGTAGCCTTTTCCAATTTGTCGCACCTGTACTAGCTGAGGGTACAGCTGGTGGGCAATCTATCAGTAACACGGCGACAGCAAGCTACGAAGATCCCAACGCGCCAGGGACAACTATAAATTCGACCTCTAACACTGTAACTGTAACTGTGGCAGAGGTTGCTGGTATCACTGTCACAGCGTCGGGTGTAACGGATAACAATGGTGGCTCTGTTGCAGTTGGTGATTTACTAACCTACACCTACACCTTAACGAACGTAGGTAACGACGCCACCAAATTCCATATTCCCAACCAAGCAACAACAACTGGGCCTGGTACAGTTTCTGGTGTACTTCCTGCTGATAAAAATAATGCAACACCAGCTAGTGGCACACTGCAATACAGTACTGATGGTGGTGCAACTTGGACAAACGTAACAGCAGGTGGTGTAGATACACCCTCAATTCCGGTTAGTGGTACTGTGTTGGTGCGTGTGCCAGTGACTGTACAGACTGGCGCTCAATCGAATGACGTAATCAAAGTTACCCTTGGTAACACTCCTGGTGATGCCCAAAACCAACTGCGGAGTCCCGATGGTGGTGACGTTTATACTGTAGATAATGCTGATGGAAGTCCTGGGGAAGTTGCTGGCGCACCAATTAACGGTACACGAGAAGCTAGTATTACCCAGCAAATTCAAGTGGGCAACACTGTTAAAACCGTTGCTCTAGCCACAATACTCAAAACTCGCACAGGCTATAACGCCGGTAACACTTCCGTACTCAATGATGATGTGCTGACTTATGGTTTAAGCTTGCGAGTTGAGAGCAATGACGTAACCAATCGGGGGCTAACACCCGCAGCTTTAGCTGGTACAAGTATCAATGTAGATGGTAGTGCAGTTACTCGCATCTTAGTTTCTGATGCACTTCCAGCATCCACAACTCTTAATGGGACTCCAACCGCTCCTCCAGGGTGGATAGTGGTTTACGCTGGCGAAGATCCTGCAACTACAACTGCTGATCAGGCTCTGTGGAAAACTGACAAAACTCAAGTAACAGGCGGTGTAGTTAGACGGGTTGGTTTTATTAACAATCCTAGTTCTATCTCTACAGTTGCCACTGGGACAACCGTTACAGGCTTTACAGTACAAGTAACGACCACTGGAATCACAGGAACGACAGCGACAGATGTTAACAACATCGCTCAAGTGTTCGGTAAAACTGCTGGTGATCCAGCTAGCCCCCTACTCTTCGACGATTCAGGTGACCAAAACCCAGATAATATTGACCCCACTACTGGAGCCTTTCCTACTACACCTGACGCTGGTTATTATGTCACTACTCCCACCAATATTGATACGGGCAATAACAACCAAGGTGCTAATTCTGTTACAGGAAATGTCAACCGTTATACTGTTTCAGTTGCGGCAGCAAACTCAGTTTTAAATGGGCCGAATAATGCACCGGATGCAACTGGGCTAACGGGGAACAACGACGACTTTACCAACAAATCTTCCTTTGTTCCTCCTAACACAGCACCTGGTAGTACACTTGATCCACAATCAGTTGGCTTTACTAACACACTTAAGAACAACGGTACTGCCACTAACGACATCACAATAGTGCCAACCGCACCAACAACACTTACAGATTTGCCAACTGGTACAAAGGTGACTGTTACTTATAACAATCAATCTGCTGTTTATACCTATGATAGTACTACTGGTGCTTTTACCATAGCAACAGGTAATACACCAATTAAAATCTCTGGTGTTGCCGCTGGTGCCAGTGTTAATTATGGTCTAGAAGTTGACCTACCAGCTGATACGAAACTATCGACTGATATCGGTAAGGGCTTCCCAGTACCCATTGTTGCCTTCATTGATGCTGATAATGATGGTGCATTAAATAAAACTACTGAAGTCTACAACATCTCCATCGATCGCGTCTACACTGGCTTTTTACAATTGGTGAAAGTGTCACGAGTTTTACAAGGAACTGGGCCAGCTGTTGGTGCAGGTCAGGGTGATTTTGAGTCTACACCAGCTTACACCAATGCTAATGGCACTGTTATTGATCCAAATTCAGGAGTTGCTGATGTACCCAGAAATCCTGCTCCAGGCAACATTATTGAGTACCAGATTCGGTACAAAAATATTTCTGATGCTCAAGCTGGAACCGGTAACGTGATTTTGAATGCTAACAAAGTTGTGATTACTGAAGATGGTACGCAAAGCCCCAACAACTGGGCGCTAGATAACGATAGCAGTGGTCAAATTGATACTAGTAACATTGTTGGTTCGGCTAAAGATTCTGGGGCTTCAACTATCCAGTTCTTCACTGGCAGTCCAGCTACTAACCCTGGCGTCGATCAAACTGGAACCACGGTAAACAGTGATGTCACAAAGTATGTAAATAGTGCTACTGGACAGATTGCACCTGGTGTTCAAAGAACATTTACCTTCCAACGCAAGGTTAATTAG
- a CDS encoding DUF11 domain-containing protein, whose product MKRLSFAGLGAIALIATVPFVNQVPGVPSLWHSTTAIAQNVKPQGQLQLRLEAEKQVVAQDQQGKQSKKWEPLKGQAVVRPGDVLRYTLSGENKSDRPVKNLVLNQPIPKGMVYVLKSVSAPNNTKATYSIDGGRSFVENPTVKVTLPDGKVETKPAPANVYTHIRLQVPLVAAKTTVKATYQTQVR is encoded by the coding sequence ATGAAGCGTCTTTCTTTTGCAGGTTTAGGAGCGATCGCACTTATTGCTACCGTTCCATTTGTCAATCAAGTGCCGGGAGTGCCTTCTCTATGGCATTCTACAACCGCCATCGCTCAAAATGTCAAACCTCAAGGGCAGTTACAGTTGCGCTTAGAGGCAGAAAAGCAAGTGGTGGCACAGGATCAACAAGGTAAGCAAAGTAAGAAATGGGAACCTTTGAAAGGTCAAGCTGTGGTGCGACCAGGAGATGTGTTGCGTTATACCTTGAGCGGTGAGAATAAGAGCGATCGCCCAGTCAAAAATTTGGTTCTAAATCAACCTATTCCTAAAGGAATGGTGTACGTACTGAAATCTGTTTCTGCCCCTAATAATACTAAAGCTACTTACAGTATTGATGGCGGGCGCAGCTTTGTCGAAAATCCTACTGTTAAAGTTACTCTTCCTGACGGCAAAGTGGAAACAAAGCCAGCACCAGCGAATGTTTACACCCATATCCGTTTGCAAGTTCCGTTAGTTGCAGCAAAGACAACAGTTAAAGCGACTTATCAAACTCAAGTGCGCTGA
- a CDS encoding beta strand repeat-containing protein yields the protein MKYLFKYLREINKLAHKSLPRRSYSLSTLRIVGTLIVSGAFLAPQILLPPQSALADKTGICAVPGKDGVGTISGILNSYYPGATGATVAVGAMSIPVGAINSAGSTTPIAAGDLLLIIQMQDAAIDSTNSDAYGNGVGGDVTPPAGVTTVPQPLGASGWTNLNKAGRYEYAVATGPVSGGAIPISQGTVNSYSQSTATTAKGQSTYQVVRIPQYSSGTISGAVTTSARWNGSSGGIVAFDVAGQLNLGGGTVDVNGLGFRGGGTNKNGVTNGGNAQTNYRSTDTGAGTGSDAPKGEGIAGTPRLVSQQPFGSFNVRSSTVTIDNSTQGYPNGDDGRGAPANAGGGGNEHNSGGGGGANGGNGGLGGRSFTYTGGGTGLGYYVGGFGGTALTADPTRLVMGGGGGAGDVNDQVMPSGSGGGGGGMVFIRAGSVSGTATINARGADGIDSPGGANPDAGGGGGAGGTALITAAGGSLAGLTINATGGTGGDLNENGTNETDGPGGGGGGGAVYTTGGVTANVSGGTSGLIVNGTVNNNTSNGATAGTSGINQTVTAASLTTSISGSAGCVPQLTVTKTTSTPTTTAGGTATYTITVANAANRASATQVDISDALPAGFTYASVGSVNLTGGATRTTTTNPTVGATNPSFGQFTIPGGGQVQITFTVNVVAGKALGTYQNPATATYLDPTRTTTNGTTTATYNSASSTGEDVTIIPPPVTVSGTVFSDADADVTINGSDAGSNAGSANLTIYAVDTSGKVLDKITVAANGTYSLANVPANSSVTLRLSNDSTVAIGATAPTASTIPSGWYYTGENKNGTVDGTIATLGNIALTTTTSNLTNQNFGIRQAYTITADPAPTTCNPDYRTALNTGITAAGGQLAVGAYDLNWTAEWIAGPASGPGTPYAPPRPVGVMPAVVVGKLASTWVTEPTNPANARWISYPFRLSVNTDGYHNDADLDGIQAEGNSGFSGPGTSDDVRLKFTSTLTLPSNANTISISLPVGVAIDNQFVSIKVNGVENLVPTPAANPIAADYGTTKTVNITNGWQAGVNTIEIIADSGPDRVGFFLAVQATTTQVCTNPNVLLVKRITAINGDRTKNPNDNTPLNTFVDDTTSTRKADDNNANWKSGYLVGAIDGGKVKPGDEIEYTIYFLNAGSVNANTVKVCDRISANQNFKVGAYGTSKDMQLQLGTSTVLDLTSASDTADRAQLISAGGSVPANCYLKATNDNGTLVIDVTGNTGVPNLTTMPGSTGQGSPNDSYGFLRFITKVKP from the coding sequence ATGAAATATTTATTTAAATATCTAAGAGAGATCAATAAACTTGCTCACAAAAGCCTTCCCAGGCGAAGTTATTCTCTATCTACACTACGCATTGTAGGAACGCTAATAGTTTCAGGTGCATTTCTAGCTCCACAAATCCTGTTGCCACCACAGTCTGCGCTGGCAGATAAAACTGGAATTTGTGCTGTACCGGGTAAGGATGGTGTTGGGACGATTAGCGGTATCCTCAATTCTTACTATCCCGGCGCAACGGGTGCAACAGTCGCAGTTGGTGCAATGTCAATTCCAGTGGGTGCTATTAACTCAGCAGGATCAACAACCCCCATCGCGGCTGGGGATTTGCTTTTGATTATTCAAATGCAAGATGCCGCAATCGATTCCACCAACTCCGATGCCTATGGTAATGGTGTTGGTGGAGATGTGACTCCCCCAGCAGGTGTGACAACAGTTCCACAACCTTTAGGTGCCAGTGGATGGACAAACTTAAATAAAGCTGGACGTTATGAATATGCTGTAGCAACAGGGCCAGTCAGTGGTGGGGCAATTCCTATTAGCCAGGGTACCGTCAACTCTTACTCGCAAAGTACTGCAACCACAGCAAAAGGACAGAGTACTTATCAGGTTGTGCGTATACCTCAGTACTCAAGCGGCACGATTAGTGGTGCAGTGACCACCAGTGCACGCTGGAATGGTTCATCGGGCGGGATTGTCGCCTTTGATGTCGCCGGACAACTCAACCTTGGTGGCGGTACAGTTGATGTAAATGGCTTAGGGTTTCGCGGCGGTGGAACGAATAAAAACGGTGTTACCAATGGCGGTAATGCTCAAACCAACTATCGCAGTACAGATACGGGCGCTGGTACTGGTAGTGATGCTCCTAAGGGCGAAGGTATTGCTGGTACACCCCGACTGGTTTCACAGCAACCATTTGGCTCTTTTAATGTCCGATCATCAACTGTCACTATCGACAATAGTACCCAAGGCTATCCCAATGGTGATGATGGTCGAGGTGCCCCTGCCAATGCTGGAGGAGGTGGTAACGAACACAACTCTGGGGGTGGCGGCGGTGCCAATGGAGGTAATGGCGGCTTGGGTGGGCGATCGTTCACATATACTGGTGGAGGTACAGGCTTAGGCTACTATGTTGGTGGTTTTGGTGGTACAGCTCTGACGGCAGACCCAACTCGCTTAGTAATGGGCGGTGGCGGGGGGGCTGGTGACGTTAACGATCAGGTTATGCCTTCAGGGTCAGGGGGCGGCGGCGGTGGCATGGTGTTCATTCGCGCTGGAAGTGTGAGTGGCACTGCCACCATTAACGCCAGAGGTGCAGATGGAATTGATAGTCCTGGGGGAGCAAACCCAGATGCAGGAGGTGGCGGCGGTGCGGGTGGTACAGCATTAATCACGGCTGCCGGAGGCAGTTTGGCTGGGCTGACGATTAATGCAACGGGGGGGACAGGTGGTGATCTAAACGAAAATGGCACTAATGAAACTGACGGGCCGGGTGGTGGGGGGGGGGGCGGTGCTGTCTATACAACTGGCGGCGTGACTGCTAATGTTAGCGGCGGCACATCCGGCTTGATCGTTAACGGTACAGTGAACAATAACACTTCAAACGGTGCAACGGCTGGCACAAGCGGTATCAATCAGACAGTTACTGCGGCTAGCCTTACAACCAGTATTTCTGGTAGTGCTGGCTGTGTACCTCAACTAACGGTCACAAAGACGACCAGCACACCGACGACGACTGCGGGGGGTACCGCTACTTACACCATTACCGTTGCCAATGCTGCCAATCGAGCCAGCGCCACTCAAGTTGATATTTCTGATGCCTTACCTGCTGGTTTTACCTATGCCTCTGTTGGTTCAGTTAACTTAACTGGTGGTGCAACTCGAACAACAACGACAAATCCAACTGTCGGGGCCACTAATCCAAGTTTTGGGCAGTTCACCATTCCCGGTGGAGGACAGGTGCAAATTACCTTCACAGTAAATGTGGTAGCGGGTAAGGCATTAGGCACTTATCAGAACCCAGCTACAGCAACCTATCTCGACCCTACCCGCACCACCACTAATGGAACAACCACCGCAACGTATAATTCCGCTTCCAGCACCGGAGAAGACGTTACTATTATTCCTCCACCTGTAACCGTGAGTGGAACAGTATTTAGCGATGCTGATGCAGATGTTACTATCAACGGCAGCGACGCAGGAAGCAATGCCGGATCGGCAAACCTGACCATTTATGCCGTCGATACTTCTGGCAAGGTACTAGATAAAATTACTGTCGCGGCTAATGGTACTTACAGTCTGGCTAACGTCCCTGCAAATTCCAGTGTGACGCTGCGGCTTTCTAATGACTCGACTGTAGCAATTGGGGCAACCGCACCCACAGCCTCTACCATTCCCAGTGGTTGGTATTATACGGGCGAAAACAAAAATGGCACAGTCGATGGGACGATCGCCACATTAGGTAATATTGCCCTGACCACTACTACAAGCAATCTCACCAATCAAAATTTTGGCATTCGTCAAGCCTACACCATCACTGCTGACCCCGCCCCGACAACCTGTAACCCAGACTACAGAACTGCCTTGAACACAGGGATTACTGCTGCTGGTGGGCAATTAGCAGTCGGAGCCTATGACTTAAACTGGACTGCTGAATGGATTGCTGGCCCCGCTAGCGGGCCTGGAACTCCTTATGCCCCGCCGCGCCCTGTGGGAGTCATGCCTGCGGTGGTAGTTGGCAAACTCGCCAGCACTTGGGTGACTGAACCAACCAATCCAGCCAATGCACGCTGGATTAGCTATCCATTCCGCTTATCCGTAAACACCGATGGCTATCATAATGATGCTGATTTAGATGGCATTCAAGCGGAAGGTAATAGTGGCTTCTCTGGGCCTGGCACCTCTGATGATGTGCGACTGAAATTCACCTCAACACTGACTTTGCCCAGTAATGCCAATACGATCTCAATTTCTTTACCCGTTGGCGTGGCGATTGATAATCAATTTGTCAGCATTAAGGTCAATGGGGTGGAAAATCTCGTGCCAACTCCGGCGGCAAATCCCATAGCTGCTGACTATGGGACAACAAAAACCGTTAACATCACCAACGGTTGGCAGGCTGGGGTAAACACCATTGAAATCATCGCCGATTCTGGCCCTGATCGAGTTGGTTTCTTCCTAGCCGTTCAAGCCACCACTACTCAAGTTTGTACTAACCCGAATGTTCTCTTGGTGAAACGGATTACAGCCATTAATGGCGATCGCACCAAAAACCCCAATGACAACACACCATTAAATACCTTCGTTGATGATACCACCTCGACTCGTAAAGCCGACGATAACAATGCTAACTGGAAGTCTGGTTATCTCGTGGGGGCAATTGACGGCGGTAAAGTCAAGCCAGGAGACGAGATTGAATATACAATCTATTTCCTGAATGCGGGTAGCGTTAATGCCAATACTGTGAAAGTGTGCGATCGCATTAGTGCTAACCAAAATTTTAAAGTCGGTGCTTATGGTACTAGCAAAGATATGCAATTGCAGCTAGGAACGAGTACAGTACTTGATTTAACCAGTGCATCGGATACAGCCGATCGCGCTCAATTGATTAGCGCTGGTGGTAGTGTTCCCGCTAATTGTTATCTCAAGGCGACTAATGATAATGGCACTTTAGTTATTGATGTGACTGGTAATACTGGAGTCCCAAATTTAACTACTATGCCAGGGTCTACAGGGCAAGGTTCACCTAATGATTCCTATGGTTTCTTGCGTTTTATCACGAAGGTGAAGCCCTAA